From the Choloepus didactylus isolate mChoDid1 chromosome 22, mChoDid1.pri, whole genome shotgun sequence genome, one window contains:
- the IL34 gene encoding interleukin-34 isoform X1, whose amino-acid sequence MPRGYAWLHYLGILLGVALGNEGWTPGEECVVTGFLRDKLQYRNRLQYLKHYFPINYRVGVPYEAVLRIANITRLQQAQVSEQELRYLWVWVSLSATESVQDVLLEGHPSWQYLEDVQTLLLDVQRSLMDVEVSPKVEAMLSPLSAPGLKPVRPKALLDNCFRVMEMLYCSCCKQSSVLNWQDCEVSTSQARGPWPLLQCAAAQLYRSSQQPPTSPLGVPGLRAGPAAQGRW is encoded by the exons ATGCCCCGGGGATACGCCTGGCTGCACT ATCTCGGGATTCTCCTCGGCGTAGCCCTGGGGAACGAGGGCTGGACCCCGGGGGAGGAGTGTGTCGTCACGGGCTTTCTGCGGGACAAGCTGCAGTACAGGAACCGGCTCCAGTACCTG AAACACTACTTCCCCATCAACTACAGAGTCGGTGTGCCTTACGAGGCGGTGCTTAGAATCGCCAACATCACCAGGCTG CAGCAGGCCCAGGTGAGCGAGCAGGAGCTGCGGTACCTGTGGGTCTGGGTGAGCCTCAGTGCCACGGAGTCGGTGCAGGACGTGCTGCTCGAGGGCCACCCGTCCTGGCAGTACCTGGAGGACGTACAGACGCTGCTGCTGGATGTCCAGCGCAGCCTCATG GATGTGGAGGTCAGCCCCAAGGTGGAAGCCATGCTGTCACCCCTGAGTGCCCCGGGCCTGAAGCCGGTGCGGCCCAAGGCCCTGCTGGACAACTGCTTCCGCGTCATGGAGATGCTGTATTGCTCTTGCT GTAAACAAAGCTCCGTCCTAAACTGGCAGGACTGTGAGGTGTCCACCTCTCAGGCCCGTGGTCCATGGCCCCTGTTGCAGTGTGCAGCTGCCCAGCTATACCGTTCGTCCCAgcagccccccacctccccgcTGGGTGTCCCGGGACTGAGAGCTGGCCCTGCGGCTCAGGGACGCTGGTGA
- the IL34 gene encoding interleukin-34 isoform X3, which yields MPRGYAWLHYLGILLGVALGNEGWTPGEECVVTGFLRDKLQYRNRLQYLKHYFPINYRVGVPYEAVLRIANITRLQQAQVSEQELRYLWVWVSLSATESVQDVLLEGHPSWQYLEDVQTLLLDVQRSLMGGPPCLNPSRPTRPSRMALDPLLGVPCPWHPQCTPHQLGLEHMLLLVKHRGEKPPSLGGDLALPRWPCTLVFS from the exons ATGCCCCGGGGATACGCCTGGCTGCACT ATCTCGGGATTCTCCTCGGCGTAGCCCTGGGGAACGAGGGCTGGACCCCGGGGGAGGAGTGTGTCGTCACGGGCTTTCTGCGGGACAAGCTGCAGTACAGGAACCGGCTCCAGTACCTG AAACACTACTTCCCCATCAACTACAGAGTCGGTGTGCCTTACGAGGCGGTGCTTAGAATCGCCAACATCACCAGGCTG CAGCAGGCCCAGGTGAGCGAGCAGGAGCTGCGGTACCTGTGGGTCTGGGTGAGCCTCAGTGCCACGGAGTCGGTGCAGGACGTGCTGCTCGAGGGCCACCCGTCCTGGCAGTACCTGGAGGACGTACAGACGCTGCTGCTGGATGTCCAGCGCAGCCTCATG GGTGGTCCTCCCTGCTTAAACCCCTCCAGGCCCACGAGGCCTTCTAGAATGGCTCTGGACCCGCTGCTGGGAGTTCCCTGCCCTTGGCACCCACAGTGCACCCCACACCAGTTGGGCCTGGAGCACATGCTCCTTCTGGTCAAGCATCGTGGAGAAAAGCCGCCAAGCTTGGGTGGAGACCTGGCCCTGCCCAGGTGGCCTTGCACTTTGGTGTTCTCCTGA
- the IL34 gene encoding interleukin-34 isoform X2 — MPRGYAWLHYLGILLGVALGNEGWTPGEECVVTGFLRDKLQYRNRLQYLKHYFPINYRVGVPYEAVLRIANITRLQAQVSEQELRYLWVWVSLSATESVQDVLLEGHPSWQYLEDVQTLLLDVQRSLMDVEVSPKVEAMLSPLSAPGLKPVRPKALLDNCFRVMEMLYCSCCKQSSVLNWQDCEVSTSQARGPWPLLQCAAAQLYRSSQQPPTSPLGVPGLRAGPAAQGRW; from the exons ATGCCCCGGGGATACGCCTGGCTGCACT ATCTCGGGATTCTCCTCGGCGTAGCCCTGGGGAACGAGGGCTGGACCCCGGGGGAGGAGTGTGTCGTCACGGGCTTTCTGCGGGACAAGCTGCAGTACAGGAACCGGCTCCAGTACCTG AAACACTACTTCCCCATCAACTACAGAGTCGGTGTGCCTTACGAGGCGGTGCTTAGAATCGCCAACATCACCAGGCTG CAGGCCCAGGTGAGCGAGCAGGAGCTGCGGTACCTGTGGGTCTGGGTGAGCCTCAGTGCCACGGAGTCGGTGCAGGACGTGCTGCTCGAGGGCCACCCGTCCTGGCAGTACCTGGAGGACGTACAGACGCTGCTGCTGGATGTCCAGCGCAGCCTCATG GATGTGGAGGTCAGCCCCAAGGTGGAAGCCATGCTGTCACCCCTGAGTGCCCCGGGCCTGAAGCCGGTGCGGCCCAAGGCCCTGCTGGACAACTGCTTCCGCGTCATGGAGATGCTGTATTGCTCTTGCT GTAAACAAAGCTCCGTCCTAAACTGGCAGGACTGTGAGGTGTCCACCTCTCAGGCCCGTGGTCCATGGCCCCTGTTGCAGTGTGCAGCTGCCCAGCTATACCGTTCGTCCCAgcagccccccacctccccgcTGGGTGTCCCGGGACTGAGAGCTGGCCCTGCGGCTCAGGGACGCTGGTGA